One Streptomyces mobaraensis NBRC 13819 = DSM 40847 DNA segment encodes these proteins:
- a CDS encoding glutamate-5-semialdehyde dehydrogenase — MSSDTLSAGPLPESPVLRAAVRARTAAAELAPLPRAAKDAALLAVADALEARTADIVAANAEDVARARAAGTAEGVVDRLTLTPERVLAIAADVRSVAGLPDPVGEVVRGSTLPNGIDLRQVRVPLGVVGIVYEARPNVTVDAAALCLKSGNAVLLRGSSSAYASNTALVAVVRDAVAGAGLPADAVQLVPGESRESVKELMRARGLVDVLIPRGGASLIRTVVEESTVPVIETGTGNCHVYVDADADLDTAVRVLVNSKAHRVSVCNAAETLLVHRDIAERLLPAALDALAEAGVTVHADERVRALAGGTKATVVPATEEDWATEYLSYDIAAAVVDSLDDAVRHIRRWSSGHTEAIVTTSQQAARRFTRLVDSTTVAVNASTRFTDGGQFGFGAEIGISTQKLHARGPMGLPELTSTKYIVTGDGHIRG; from the coding sequence ATGAGCAGCGACACCCTCTCCGCCGGCCCCCTCCCCGAGTCCCCCGTGCTCCGCGCCGCGGTCCGTGCCCGTACCGCCGCCGCCGAGCTCGCGCCGCTGCCACGCGCGGCCAAGGACGCGGCGCTGCTCGCCGTCGCGGACGCCCTGGAGGCCCGTACCGCCGACATCGTCGCCGCCAACGCCGAGGACGTCGCCCGGGCGCGTGCCGCCGGCACCGCCGAGGGCGTCGTCGACCGGCTGACGCTCACCCCGGAGCGGGTCCTGGCCATCGCCGCGGACGTGCGCAGCGTGGCCGGGCTGCCCGACCCGGTCGGCGAGGTGGTGCGCGGCTCCACCCTGCCCAACGGCATCGATCTGCGGCAGGTCCGGGTGCCGCTCGGCGTCGTCGGGATCGTCTACGAGGCCCGGCCGAACGTGACGGTGGACGCCGCCGCGCTCTGCCTGAAGTCCGGCAACGCGGTCCTGCTGCGCGGCTCCTCCTCGGCGTACGCGTCGAACACCGCCCTGGTGGCGGTCGTGCGCGACGCGGTGGCGGGCGCGGGGCTGCCCGCGGACGCCGTGCAGCTGGTGCCGGGGGAGAGCCGGGAGTCCGTGAAGGAGCTGATGCGCGCCCGCGGCCTGGTCGACGTGCTGATCCCGCGCGGCGGCGCCTCGCTGATCAGGACCGTCGTCGAGGAGTCCACGGTCCCGGTGATCGAGACGGGCACCGGCAACTGCCACGTGTACGTGGACGCCGACGCCGACCTCGACACGGCGGTCCGGGTGCTCGTCAACTCCAAGGCGCACCGCGTCAGCGTCTGCAACGCCGCCGAGACGCTCCTCGTCCACCGGGACATCGCCGAGCGCCTGCTGCCGGCCGCGCTGGACGCCCTGGCGGAGGCCGGGGTGACGGTGCACGCCGACGAGCGGGTGCGGGCGCTGGCCGGCGGGACGAAGGCGACCGTGGTGCCCGCCACGGAGGAGGACTGGGCGACCGAGTACCTCTCCTACGACATCGCGGCCGCGGTGGTGGACTCGCTGGACGACGCCGTGCGGCACATCCGCCGGTGGTCCTCCGGACACACCGAGGCGATCGTCACCACCTCGCAGCAGGCGGCTCGCCGGTTCACCCGGCTGGTGGACTCCACGACGGTCGCGGTGAACGCGTCGACGCGGTTCACCGACGGCGGCCAGTTCGGCTTCGGCGCCGAGATCGGGATCTCCACCCAGAAGCTGCACGCGCGCGGACCGATGGGGCTGCCGGAGCTCACCTCGACCAAGTACATCGTCACGGGCGACGGGCACATTCGGGGCTGA
- a CDS encoding M48 family metallopeptidase yields the protein MSDSNAADGTGRAEGDGEGRVPGHDRRRFPDISSRAYEHPADRSALVALRKLSGFDTVFKALSGLLPERSLRLLFLSDSVRVSERQFPHLHTMLLDACSILDLPKVPPMYVTQDPQPNAMCVGLDEPVIVVTTGLVELLDEEEMRAVVGHEVGHALSGHSVYRTILLFLTNFAVKIAWIPLGGIAVTAIVTALREWFRKSELSADRAGLLVGQDLQASLRGLMKLAGGNHLHEMNVDAFLAQAAEYEAGGDLRDSVLKIMNVLPRSHPFATVRAAELKRWAESRDFQRLLDGHYPRRAEDKDASVTDSFRESASHYAESVRSSKDPLMGLVRDIAGGANDLGSRLRDTFTGRSGGGPRDAARGPEDGPRDEPRDGEGKG from the coding sequence ATGAGTGACAGCAACGCCGCGGACGGCACCGGTCGCGCGGAGGGGGACGGGGAGGGACGCGTTCCGGGCCACGACCGGAGGCGCTTTCCGGACATCTCCTCCCGGGCGTACGAGCACCCCGCGGACCGCTCCGCCCTGGTGGCACTGCGCAAGCTGAGCGGTTTCGACACCGTGTTCAAGGCCCTGAGCGGCCTGCTGCCGGAGCGCAGCCTGCGGCTGCTGTTCCTGTCCGACTCGGTGCGGGTGAGCGAGCGGCAGTTCCCGCACCTGCACACGATGCTCCTGGACGCCTGCTCCATCCTGGACCTGCCCAAGGTCCCGCCGATGTACGTCACCCAGGACCCGCAGCCCAACGCCATGTGCGTCGGCCTCGACGAGCCGGTCATCGTGGTGACGACGGGCCTGGTCGAGCTGCTGGACGAGGAGGAGATGCGGGCGGTCGTGGGCCACGAGGTGGGCCACGCCCTGTCGGGCCACTCGGTCTACCGGACGATACTGCTGTTCCTGACCAACTTCGCGGTGAAGATCGCCTGGATCCCGCTGGGCGGGATAGCGGTCACGGCGATCGTGACGGCGCTGCGCGAGTGGTTCCGCAAGTCGGAGCTGTCGGCGGACCGGGCCGGGCTGCTGGTGGGGCAGGACCTTCAGGCGTCGCTGCGCGGCCTGATGAAGCTGGCGGGCGGCAACCACCTGCACGAGATGAACGTGGACGCCTTCCTCGCCCAGGCCGCCGAGTACGAGGCGGGCGGCGACCTGCGGGACTCCGTCCTGAAGATCATGAACGTGCTGCCGCGCAGCCACCCGTTCGCCACCGTGCGGGCGGCCGAGCTCAAGCGCTGGGCGGAGAGCCGGGACTTCCAGCGCCTCTTGGACGGCCACTACCCGCGGCGCGCGGAGGACAAGGACGCCTCCGTGACGGACTCCTTCCGCGAGTCCGCCAGTCACTACGCGGAGTCCGTGCGGTCGAGCAAGGACCCCCTGATGGGGCTGGTCCGGGACATCGCGGGCGGGGCCAACGACCTGGGCAGCCGGCTCCGGGACACGTTCACCGGGCGGTCCGGGGGTGGTCCGAGGGACGCGGCGCGGGGCCCGGAGGACGGTCCGCGGGACGAGCCTCGCGACGGGGAGGGCAAGGGCTGA
- the proB gene encoding glutamate 5-kinase: MDGGIRPEVTGARRIVVKVGSSSLTTAGGGLDADRVDALVDVLARVLDDSAAAKEIVLVSSGAIAAGLAPLGLDRRPKDLARQQAAASVGQGLLVARYTASFARYGRRVGQVLLTTDDTSRRAHYRNARRTLDQLLAMGAVPVVNENDTVATDEIRFGDNDRLAALVAHLVRADLLVLLSDVDGLYDGDPSTPGTSRIAEVTGPADLEGVSIGSAGKAGVGTGGMVTKVEAARIAAAAGIPVVLTSASRAADALLGRPTGTLFHRTGRRSADRLLWLAHASTPRGALTLDDGAVRAVVQGTGSLLPAGIAAVEGEFSAGDPVELRDGAGRAVARGLVTYDAGEIPRLLGRSTRDLARELGPEYEREVVHRDDLVVLHP; encoded by the coding sequence GTGGACGGAGGGATCCGGCCGGAGGTCACCGGCGCCCGCAGGATCGTGGTCAAGGTGGGCTCGTCCTCTCTCACCACCGCGGGCGGGGGACTGGACGCCGACCGGGTTGACGCGCTCGTCGACGTCCTGGCCCGGGTGCTGGACGATTCCGCGGCCGCGAAGGAGATCGTCCTCGTCTCGTCCGGCGCCATCGCCGCCGGTCTCGCGCCGCTCGGCCTCGACCGGCGGCCGAAGGACCTCGCCCGCCAGCAGGCCGCCGCCAGCGTCGGCCAGGGGCTCCTGGTCGCCCGCTACACCGCGTCCTTCGCCCGCTACGGCCGCCGGGTCGGGCAGGTGCTGCTGACCACCGACGACACCAGCCGCCGCGCGCACTACCGGAACGCCCGGCGCACCCTGGACCAGCTGCTGGCCATGGGCGCGGTCCCGGTCGTCAACGAGAACGACACGGTGGCCACGGACGAGATCCGGTTCGGCGACAACGACCGGCTCGCCGCCCTCGTCGCCCACCTCGTCCGCGCCGACCTGCTCGTCCTCCTCTCCGACGTGGACGGCCTCTACGACGGCGACCCCAGCACCCCGGGCACCTCGCGGATCGCCGAGGTCACGGGACCCGCCGACCTGGAAGGCGTCTCCATCGGCAGCGCCGGCAAGGCCGGTGTCGGCACCGGCGGCATGGTGACCAAGGTCGAGGCCGCCCGGATCGCCGCCGCCGCGGGCATCCCGGTCGTCCTCACCTCCGCCAGCCGCGCCGCCGACGCCCTCCTCGGCCGCCCCACCGGCACCCTCTTCCACCGCACCGGCCGCCGCTCCGCCGACCGTCTGCTGTGGCTGGCGCACGCCTCCACCCCGCGCGGCGCGCTCACCCTGGACGACGGCGCGGTGCGCGCGGTGGTCCAGGGCACCGGTTCGCTGCTGCCGGCGGGCATCGCGGCCGTCGAGGGCGAGTTCAGCGCGGGCGACCCGGTCGAGCTGCGGGACGGCGCGGGCCGCGCGGTGGCCCGCGGGCTGGTGACCTACGACGCGGGGGAGATCCCGCGGCTGCTCGGCCGCTCCACCCGGGACCTGGCCCGGGAGCTCGGGCCCGAGTACGAGCGCGAGGTCGTGCACCGGGACGATCTGGTCGTTCTCCACCCCTGA
- the nadD gene encoding nicotinate-nucleotide adenylyltransferase, translating to MEEQTEPAKRRLGVMGGTFDPVHHGHLVAASEVASQFHLDEVVFVPTGHPWQKSHKAVSPAEDRYLMTVIATASNPQFSVSRIDIDRGGPTYTVDTLRDLRALNDDADLFFITGADALAQILTWHNTDELFSLAHFIGVTRPGHILANPGLPDDRVSFVEVPALAISSSDCRARVAEGEPVWYLVPDGVVRYIAKRKLYRHDG from the coding sequence ATGGAAGAGCAGACAGAGCCCGCGAAGCGGCGGCTCGGCGTCATGGGCGGGACGTTCGATCCCGTCCACCACGGCCACCTGGTCGCCGCGAGTGAGGTCGCCTCGCAGTTCCACCTGGACGAGGTGGTGTTCGTCCCGACCGGCCACCCCTGGCAGAAGAGCCACAAGGCGGTGTCCCCGGCCGAGGACCGCTACCTGATGACGGTCATCGCCACGGCGTCCAACCCGCAGTTCTCGGTCAGCAGGATCGACATCGACCGCGGGGGACCGACCTACACCGTCGACACGCTCCGGGACCTGCGCGCGCTCAACGACGACGCGGACCTGTTCTTCATCACCGGCGCGGACGCGCTCGCGCAGATCCTCACCTGGCACAACACGGACGAGTTGTTCTCCCTCGCCCACTTCATCGGCGTCACCCGCCCCGGGCACATACTGGCCAACCCCGGGCTGCCGGACGACCGGGTCTCGTTCGTCGAGGTCCCGGCCCTCGCGATCTCCTCGTCCGACTGCCGCGCGCGCGTGGCCGAGGGCGAGCCCGTCTGGTACCTGGTGCCGGACGGTGTCGTGCGCTATATCGCCAAGCGCAAGCTGTACCGTCACGACGGCTGA
- a CDS encoding LCP family protein → MNDRQDPYAHDPHAGDPYGQQPQVYGYDAYGGPVHRPDDPRMAYDAYGRPLAGFDASVRQQGSGQDYGQGYGQGYGGYDPYAVGGQGIGGQGAGGQDAGGQGVGGGHGGYRQAQEYPAFQQQGYTQPQGHVRVQQEQAQAPAVDDERPQEWIPRQADRAGRADAPGGADAPGAEGAAPAGAVPEPRQAPDGDPAAPAYRTEQFSFVEAPDEDAEDVIDWLKFSESRTERRDERKRRGRNRYVALAVAFVLVLGGVLGYLFLSGGDDKGGGASAGAGQKRDVIVVHLRQTRGGGSSTALLVDNATTKKATAVLLPNALAIAKEGGGSTTLGKSVQEAGTGGTRDALNTLLGSRIKGSWRLDTPYLENLVQLVGGVTVDADTDVPGAKPGDDPLVRRGGGQSLNGQAAVAYATHRAPGEAPDRQLNRFGQVMQAVLKKMSTDPKAATTTVEALAQIPDPSLSVPQLGASLAQLAARAKAGAYRTTVLPVRPDGTLGGEEADGVVKEVLGGAVGSAGAGGTPRVSVKNATGGTAGAGAARVALVNGGYTYLDAGTAAAAASSAVYYADDKRAADAKEVAKTLGLPAGAVRKGQASDVAANADVTVVLGRNYKG, encoded by the coding sequence TTGAACGACCGCCAGGACCCGTACGCGCACGACCCCCACGCCGGGGATCCGTACGGACAGCAGCCGCAGGTGTACGGCTACGACGCCTACGGCGGCCCGGTCCACCGCCCGGACGATCCGCGGATGGCGTACGACGCCTACGGCAGGCCGCTCGCCGGCTTCGACGCCTCGGTACGGCAGCAGGGGAGCGGCCAGGACTACGGTCAGGGGTACGGGCAGGGGTACGGCGGCTACGACCCGTACGCCGTCGGGGGCCAGGGCATCGGAGGCCAGGGCGCCGGCGGGCAGGATGCCGGTGGGCAGGGCGTCGGCGGCGGGCACGGCGGGTACCGGCAGGCGCAGGAGTACCCCGCGTTCCAGCAGCAGGGGTACACGCAGCCCCAAGGGCACGTTCGGGTACAGCAGGAGCAGGCTCAGGCCCCCGCCGTGGACGACGAGCGTCCGCAGGAGTGGATCCCCCGGCAGGCGGACCGGGCCGGCCGCGCGGACGCCCCCGGCGGTGCGGACGCCCCTGGCGCGGAGGGCGCGGCTCCGGCCGGTGCCGTCCCCGAGCCGCGGCAGGCGCCCGACGGCGACCCGGCGGCCCCGGCCTACCGCACCGAGCAGTTCTCCTTCGTCGAGGCGCCGGACGAGGACGCCGAGGACGTCATCGACTGGCTGAAGTTCAGCGAGAGCCGCACCGAGCGCCGGGACGAGCGCAAGCGCCGGGGCCGCAACCGCTACGTCGCGCTCGCCGTGGCGTTCGTGCTGGTCCTGGGCGGAGTGCTCGGCTACCTCTTCCTGTCGGGCGGCGACGACAAGGGCGGCGGCGCCTCGGCGGGCGCCGGACAGAAGCGCGACGTCATCGTCGTCCACCTCCGGCAGACCAGGGGCGGCGGCAGTTCGACGGCCCTGCTCGTCGACAACGCGACGACGAAGAAGGCCACCGCCGTCCTGCTGCCCAACGCGCTCGCCATCGCCAAGGAGGGCGGCGGGTCCACGACCCTCGGCAAGTCCGTGCAGGAGGCGGGCACCGGGGGCACCCGCGACGCCCTCAACACCCTGCTCGGCTCGCGGATCAAGGGCAGCTGGCGGCTGGACACCCCGTACCTGGAGAACCTCGTCCAGCTCGTCGGCGGTGTGACGGTGGACGCGGACACCGACGTCCCCGGGGCCAAGCCGGGCGACGACCCGCTGGTGCGCCGCGGCGGCGGGCAGAGCCTCAACGGCCAGGCGGCCGTCGCCTACGCCACCCACCGGGCGCCGGGCGAGGCCCCCGACCGGCAGCTCAACCGGTTCGGGCAGGTGATGCAGGCCGTCCTGAAGAAGATGTCCACCGACCCCAAGGCCGCGACCACCACGGTCGAGGCGCTGGCGCAGATCCCCGACCCGTCGCTCTCCGTCCCGCAGCTCGGCGCCTCCCTGGCCCAGCTCGCGGCCCGGGCCAAGGCGGGCGCGTACCGCACCACCGTGCTGCCCGTGCGACCGGACGGCACTCTCGGCGGTGAGGAGGCGGACGGTGTGGTCAAGGAGGTGCTCGGCGGCGCCGTGGGGAGCGCGGGCGCCGGCGGTACGCCCCGGGTCAGCGTGAAGAACGCCACAGGCGGCACGGCCGGCGCGGGCGCGGCCCGGGTCGCCCTCGTCAACGGCGGCTACACCTACCTCGACGCGGGCACGGCCGCCGCGGCGGCCTCCTCCGCCGTGTACTACGCGGACGACAAGCGGGCGGCGGACGCCAAGGAGGTCGCCAAGACGCTGGGCCTGCCGGCCGGCGCGGTGCGCAAGGGGCAGGCGTCGGACGTCGCGGCCAACGCGGACGTGACCGTGGTGCTCGGCCGGAACTACAAGGGCTGA
- the rplU gene encoding 50S ribosomal protein L21, with amino-acid sequence MYAVVRSGGRQHKVAVGDIVEVDKISDGKVGDQVELSTLLVVDGESVTSDPWVLAGIKVQAEIVDHHKGAKIDILKYKNKTGYRKRIGHRQQYTALKITGIPTAAK; translated from the coding sequence GTGTACGCAGTCGTGCGTAGCGGTGGTCGTCAGCACAAGGTTGCTGTCGGCGACATCGTCGAGGTTGACAAGATTTCCGACGGCAAGGTGGGCGACCAGGTCGAGCTCTCGACGCTGCTCGTCGTCGACGGCGAGTCCGTCACCAGCGACCCGTGGGTCCTGGCGGGCATCAAGGTTCAGGCCGAGATCGTGGACCACCACAAGGGTGCCAAGATCGACATCCTGAAGTACAAGAACAAGACCGGTTACCGCAAGCGGATTGGTCACCGCCAGCAGTACACCGCGCTGAAGATCACCGGCATCCCGACGGCCGCGAAGTAA
- the rpmA gene encoding 50S ribosomal protein L27 has product MAHKKGASSTRNGRDSNAQRLGVKRFGGQVVSAGEILVRQRGTHFHPGAGVGRGGDDTLFALNAGAVQFGTHRGRKVVNIVPVA; this is encoded by the coding sequence ATGGCACACAAGAAGGGCGCATCGTCCACCCGGAACGGTCGCGACTCCAACGCTCAGCGGCTCGGCGTGAAGCGCTTCGGCGGTCAGGTCGTCAGCGCCGGTGAGATCCTGGTCCGCCAGCGCGGCACCCACTTCCACCCGGGTGCCGGTGTCGGTCGCGGTGGCGACGACACCCTGTTCGCGCTGAACGCCGGTGCGGTGCAGTTCGGCACGCACCGTGGCCGCAAGGTCGTCAACATCGTTCCGGTCGCCTGA
- the obgE gene encoding GTPase ObgE, whose protein sequence is MTTFVDRVELHVAAGNGGHGCASVHREKFKPLGGPDGGNGGRGGDVILVVDQSVTTLLDYHHSPHRKATNGKPGEGGNRSGKDGQDLVLAVPDGTVVLDKRGNVLADLVGQGTTFIAAQGGRGGLGNAALASARRKAPGFALLGEPGDAQDIVLELKTVADVALVGYPSAGKSSLISVLSAAKPKIADYPFTTLVPNLGVVTAGSTVYTIADVPGLIPGASQGKGLGLEFLRHVERCSVLVHVLDTATLESERDPLSDLDVIEAELKEYGGLENRPRIVVLNKVDIPDGQDLADMIRPDLEARGLRVFEVSAVSRQGLKELSFALAGIVAEARAAKPKEEATRIVIRPKAVDDAGFTVTLEDDGIYRVRGEKPERWVRQTDFNNDEAVGYLADRLNRLGVEEELMKAGARAGDGVAIGSEDDAVVFDWEPTMAAGAEMLGRRGEDHRMEAPRPAAQRRRDRQAERDEAEQEYRGFDPFA, encoded by the coding sequence ATGACCACCTTCGTGGACCGCGTCGAGCTGCATGTCGCCGCGGGTAACGGAGGCCATGGCTGCGCCTCCGTGCACCGTGAGAAGTTCAAGCCGCTCGGCGGCCCGGACGGCGGCAACGGCGGTCGCGGCGGCGACGTGATCCTGGTCGTCGACCAGTCCGTCACCACGCTGCTGGACTACCACCACAGCCCGCACCGCAAGGCCACCAACGGCAAGCCCGGCGAGGGCGGCAACCGCTCCGGCAAGGACGGCCAGGACCTGGTCCTGGCGGTGCCGGACGGCACCGTCGTGCTCGACAAGCGCGGGAACGTGCTCGCGGACCTCGTCGGCCAGGGCACCACCTTCATCGCCGCCCAGGGCGGCCGCGGCGGCCTCGGCAACGCGGCGCTCGCCTCGGCCCGCCGCAAGGCGCCCGGCTTCGCGCTGCTCGGCGAGCCCGGTGACGCGCAGGACATCGTCCTGGAGCTGAAGACCGTCGCCGACGTGGCCCTCGTCGGCTACCCGAGCGCCGGCAAGTCCTCGCTGATCTCGGTGCTCTCCGCCGCGAAGCCCAAGATCGCCGACTACCCGTTCACCACGCTCGTCCCCAACCTCGGCGTCGTGACGGCCGGCTCGACCGTCTACACCATCGCCGACGTCCCCGGTCTCATCCCCGGCGCCAGCCAGGGCAAGGGGCTGGGCCTGGAGTTCCTGCGGCACGTCGAGCGCTGCTCGGTGCTTGTGCATGTGCTGGACACGGCGACGCTGGAGTCCGAGCGCGACCCGCTGAGCGACCTCGACGTCATCGAGGCGGAGCTCAAGGAGTACGGCGGTCTGGAGAACCGGCCGCGGATCGTCGTCCTCAACAAGGTCGACATCCCCGACGGCCAGGACCTCGCCGACATGATCCGCCCCGACCTGGAGGCCCGCGGCCTGCGCGTCTTCGAGGTGTCGGCCGTCTCCCGGCAGGGCCTGAAGGAGCTGTCCTTCGCGCTCGCCGGCATCGTCGCCGAGGCGCGCGCCGCCAAGCCGAAGGAGGAGGCGACGCGCATCGTCATCCGGCCCAAGGCCGTGGACGACGCGGGCTTCACCGTCACGCTGGAGGACGACGGCATCTACCGGGTGCGCGGCGAGAAGCCGGAGCGCTGGGTGCGGCAGACCGACTTCAACAACGACGAGGCCGTCGGCTACCTGGCCGATCGCCTCAACCGCCTCGGCGTCGAGGAGGAGCTGATGAAGGCCGGTGCCCGCGCGGGCGACGGCGTCGCCATCGGCTCCGAGGACGACGCGGTCGTCTTCGACTGGGAGCCGACGATGGCGGCCGGTGCGGAGATGCTCGGTCGGCGTGGCGAGGACCACCGGATGGAGGCGCCGCGGCCGGCGGCGCAGCGGCGGCGGGACCGGCAGGCCGAGCGGGACGAGGCGGAGCAGGAGTATCGGGGGTTCGACCCGTTCGCGTAG